A window of Mangifera indica cultivar Alphonso chromosome 11, CATAS_Mindica_2.1, whole genome shotgun sequence contains these coding sequences:
- the LOC123229619 gene encoding LOW QUALITY PROTEIN: B3 domain-containing protein REM16-like (The sequence of the model RefSeq protein was modified relative to this genomic sequence to represent the inferred CDS: inserted 1 base in 1 codon) gives MGEACNECWSWEEEIYXSHFKCIHFIQYLHAGFDQQLMELLTIPEKVSRNLKKKLLETVSLQYMECRSYSNDNALYFSHAWPEFVRIYLLKENDMVIIKYNGDSRFDVLMFDGQSQCEKAASYFVRKCGYTDNIRGCQTKRKRGANSLEVIPTSSHSDVEGTPLKKTTNDDINKTPVEQPIVSLASS, from the exons ATGGGAGAAGCATGCAATGAATGCTGGAGTTGGGAAGAGGAAATAT TGAGCCATTTCAAATGTATTCATTTCATTCAATATCTGCATGCTGGTTTTGATCAGCAGCTT ATGGAATTGCTGACCATCCCTGAAAAGGTTTCTAGAAATCTGAAAAAGAAGCTACTAGAAACCGTATCTCTGCAGTACATGGAGTGTAGAAGTTACAGCAATGATAATGCCTTGTACTTTAGTCATGCTTGGCCAGAATTTGTCAGAATTTATCTTCTAAAAGAGAATGATATGGTGATCATTAAGTACAATGGAGATTCACGTTTTGATGTTCTAATGTTTGATGGACAAAGCCAATGTGAGAAGGCAGCTTCTTATTTTGTAAGAAAATGTGGGTATACAGACAATATTAGGGGATGCCAAACCAAGAGAAAGCGTGGAGCAAATTCCCTGGAAGTAATTCCTACCTCCTCACACAGTGATGTTGAAGGTACTCCACTAAAGAAAACAACTAATGATGACATTAACAAAACACCAGTGGAACAACCAATTGTCTCACTAGCTTCTAGCTAA
- the LOC123229337 gene encoding B3 domain-containing protein Os11g0197600-like isoform X1, with amino-acid sequence MFNLRRPSFFHVFSSNISAERLKIPTKFVKHMGCKTSGSVSLMGPSGNTWHVNLIQLNNDLFFDQGWPTFMSDHFLECGDLLVFRYDGELHFTVQVFDQSACEKEDAFNSKCSLDSSFDNSTWQKREREEVASLSERVFQGVPKKNKGNFSELQMEWIHKDQEANSCEETDQNCTPSYSFSLPAQSKPCNLKPEHEEKKVAQSFNSSFPYFVRIMKRFNISGSHTLNIPYQFAMEHLPNCKTEIVLCNLKGENWIVNSVPTTKVHTSHTFCGGWMAFVRSNEIKMGDICIFELVRKCEFCVHILRVGKEDVHGQSEEVALSGSYVGSASISYKNDGLSKTVKNSLKIYSKCMKKVQICSLQVSKTCDTRNHVGATRNSSYAALCAQSKTTEKPEAANHSRNNVEADLGSPTSGHLRIMMTLDEQKAARSFTSHVPHFVRIMRKFNISGSYTLKIPYKFSMAYLPHCKTEILLRNLKGECWTVNSVPDSKGRMFHTFCGGWMAFVRGNDIKILDICIFELINKSEMCVRISGVGRKELDHPSGKSNKN; translated from the exons ATGTTTAATTTAAGGCGACCTTCCTTCTTTCACGTTTTCTCTTCCAATATAAGCGCAGAACGACTG AAAATTCCAACAAAGTTCGTCAAACACATGGGATGCAAAACCTCTGGATCAGTCTCATTAATGGGGCCTAGTGGGAACACATGGCATGTTAACTTGATTCAACTGAATAATGATTTATTCTTTGATCAAGGATGGCCAACATTTATGAGTGACCATTTCTTGGAATGTGGTGACCTTTTGGTTTTCAGATATGATGGTGAGTTGCATTTTACTGTGCAAGTATTTGATCAGAGTGCGTGTGAGAAGGAGGATGCTTTTAATTCCAAATGCAGCCTAGATTCTAGCTTTGACAATAGTACATGGCAGAAGAGGGAAAGGGAAGAGGTGGCTTCCCTTTCAGAAAGAGTTTTTCAAGGTGtgccaaagaaaaataaaggaaactTTTCTGAACTTCAAATGGAGTGGATACACAAGGACCAGGAAGCAAATTCCTGTGAGGAAACAGACCAGAATTGTACTCCATCTTATAGTTTTTCCTTGCCTGCTCAATCAAAACCTTGTAATTTAAAGCCAG AACatgaagagaaaaaagttgctcaatctttcaattcatcTTTCCCCTATTTTGTCCGAATAATGAAGAGATTCAACATTAGTGGCTCACACACTCTG AATATTCCATACCAGTTCGCAATGGAACATCTTCCAAACTGTAAAACAGAGATTGTTCTCTGTAACCTGAAAGGAGAAAATTGGATTGTGAATTCAGTGCCAACTACGAAAGTGCATACAAGTCATACTTTTTGTGGAGGATGGATGGCTTTTGTTCGCAGTAATGAGATCAAAATGGGTGACATCTGTATTTTTGAACTTGTGCGaaaatgtgaattttgtgtGCATATTCTTAGAGTTGGAAAGGAAGACGTACATGGTCAAAGTGAAGAAGTAGCTTTAAGTGGGTCATATGTTGGGTCTGCTTCCATTTCATACAAAAATGATGGTTTGTCAAAGACAGTGAAGAACTCTCTAAAGATTTATTCAAAATGCATGAAAAAGGTACAAATATGCAGTTTGCAAGTGTCCAAGACTTGTGACACAAGAAACCATGTTGGTGCAACAAGGAATTCTTCTTATGCTGCACTATGCGCTCAGTCAAAAACAACCGAAAAGCCAG AGGCAGCTAACCACAGTAGAAATAATGTTGAAGCTGATCTGGGTTCACCAACCAGTGGTCATTTGAGAATCATGATGACACTTGATGAACAAAAAGCTGCCCGATCTTTTACTTCACATGTACCTCATTTTGTGAGAATAATGAGGAAGTTCAACATCAGTGGATCATATACTTTG AAAATCCCATATAAGTTCTCTATGGCATATCTTCCTCATTGCAAAACAGAGATTCTCCTTCGAAATTTGAAAGGGGAATGTTGGACAGTGAATTCAGTTCCAGATTCAAAAGGGCGAATGTTCCATACTTTTTGTGGTGGGTGGATGGCTTTTGTTCGTGGTAATGACATCAAAATTCTGGATATTTGCATATTTGAACTAATTAACAAGAGTGAAATGTGTGTCCGTATATCTGGAGTTGGAAGAAAAGAGCTAGACCATCCAAgtggaaaatcaaataaaaattga
- the LOC123229337 gene encoding B3 domain-containing protein Os11g0197600-like isoform X2, with protein MGCKTSGSVSLMGPSGNTWHVNLIQLNNDLFFDQGWPTFMSDHFLECGDLLVFRYDGELHFTVQVFDQSACEKEDAFNSKCSLDSSFDNSTWQKREREEVASLSERVFQGVPKKNKGNFSELQMEWIHKDQEANSCEETDQNCTPSYSFSLPAQSKPCNLKPEHEEKKVAQSFNSSFPYFVRIMKRFNISGSHTLNIPYQFAMEHLPNCKTEIVLCNLKGENWIVNSVPTTKVHTSHTFCGGWMAFVRSNEIKMGDICIFELVRKCEFCVHILRVGKEDVHGQSEEVALSGSYVGSASISYKNDGLSKTVKNSLKIYSKCMKKVQICSLQVSKTCDTRNHVGATRNSSYAALCAQSKTTEKPEAANHSRNNVEADLGSPTSGHLRIMMTLDEQKAARSFTSHVPHFVRIMRKFNISGSYTLKIPYKFSMAYLPHCKTEILLRNLKGECWTVNSVPDSKGRMFHTFCGGWMAFVRGNDIKILDICIFELINKSEMCVRISGVGRKELDHPSGKSNKN; from the exons ATGGGATGCAAAACCTCTGGATCAGTCTCATTAATGGGGCCTAGTGGGAACACATGGCATGTTAACTTGATTCAACTGAATAATGATTTATTCTTTGATCAAGGATGGCCAACATTTATGAGTGACCATTTCTTGGAATGTGGTGACCTTTTGGTTTTCAGATATGATGGTGAGTTGCATTTTACTGTGCAAGTATTTGATCAGAGTGCGTGTGAGAAGGAGGATGCTTTTAATTCCAAATGCAGCCTAGATTCTAGCTTTGACAATAGTACATGGCAGAAGAGGGAAAGGGAAGAGGTGGCTTCCCTTTCAGAAAGAGTTTTTCAAGGTGtgccaaagaaaaataaaggaaactTTTCTGAACTTCAAATGGAGTGGATACACAAGGACCAGGAAGCAAATTCCTGTGAGGAAACAGACCAGAATTGTACTCCATCTTATAGTTTTTCCTTGCCTGCTCAATCAAAACCTTGTAATTTAAAGCCAG AACatgaagagaaaaaagttgctcaatctttcaattcatcTTTCCCCTATTTTGTCCGAATAATGAAGAGATTCAACATTAGTGGCTCACACACTCTG AATATTCCATACCAGTTCGCAATGGAACATCTTCCAAACTGTAAAACAGAGATTGTTCTCTGTAACCTGAAAGGAGAAAATTGGATTGTGAATTCAGTGCCAACTACGAAAGTGCATACAAGTCATACTTTTTGTGGAGGATGGATGGCTTTTGTTCGCAGTAATGAGATCAAAATGGGTGACATCTGTATTTTTGAACTTGTGCGaaaatgtgaattttgtgtGCATATTCTTAGAGTTGGAAAGGAAGACGTACATGGTCAAAGTGAAGAAGTAGCTTTAAGTGGGTCATATGTTGGGTCTGCTTCCATTTCATACAAAAATGATGGTTTGTCAAAGACAGTGAAGAACTCTCTAAAGATTTATTCAAAATGCATGAAAAAGGTACAAATATGCAGTTTGCAAGTGTCCAAGACTTGTGACACAAGAAACCATGTTGGTGCAACAAGGAATTCTTCTTATGCTGCACTATGCGCTCAGTCAAAAACAACCGAAAAGCCAG AGGCAGCTAACCACAGTAGAAATAATGTTGAAGCTGATCTGGGTTCACCAACCAGTGGTCATTTGAGAATCATGATGACACTTGATGAACAAAAAGCTGCCCGATCTTTTACTTCACATGTACCTCATTTTGTGAGAATAATGAGGAAGTTCAACATCAGTGGATCATATACTTTG AAAATCCCATATAAGTTCTCTATGGCATATCTTCCTCATTGCAAAACAGAGATTCTCCTTCGAAATTTGAAAGGGGAATGTTGGACAGTGAATTCAGTTCCAGATTCAAAAGGGCGAATGTTCCATACTTTTTGTGGTGGGTGGATGGCTTTTGTTCGTGGTAATGACATCAAAATTCTGGATATTTGCATATTTGAACTAATTAACAAGAGTGAAATGTGTGTCCGTATATCTGGAGTTGGAAGAAAAGAGCTAGACCATCCAAgtggaaaatcaaataaaaattga